The Theileria orientalis strain Shintoku DNA, chromosome 2, complete genome genome has a window encoding:
- a CDS encoding mitochondrial carrier protein, whose translation MFTLGELPFWQHALCGSIAGVMEHISLFPLDTIKTRLQTQSAWENSSPGQNGFTRPKNGRVNGTAVQRVNTPINGVINRISGINADITHCSNTHATDISKSANGVVNRFNGRGNGRMNRDSIGKISEKLDLRSNKIVNKIMSNRNMATEALVSPMGQMSPISSISSIGSIGEVGSMGSVGSVGSVGSVGSVGAYTGNLTKIAANLTEIAKEKVSAAKNTDKNNGNKSSVVNNKSSTILNTSLSKGYNSATGTNVVVGAATSTGKNNTVATAVGSDTQVVANRNITSKIIKHMKPMNATRPGFYSNLFRGSNVIIAGCVPAHVLYFTVYEKIKSAGSIAASGAAATFCHDLLLTPADVIKQRLQLGCYRSSRDCLYNIIKQEGVRALFRSFHITLLMNVPYHSLLVSIMHLVKQADGSRATGGAKESSLRSVGTSATGGTGIGSAKGTAVTANAGTGTGGTNANENKDVENYKHFIYAGIGGAVAGALTTPFDVIKTRLQTQACRMDSKRPKLQIKYKNVITTFENIYRKEGVRGFMRGVTTRIGMCTPSAAISWGTYESLKSLIKLID comes from the exons ATGTTTACTTTAGGGGAACTTCCGTTCTGGCAGCACGCGCTTTGTGGAAGCATTGCAGGGGTCATGGAGCACATCTCACTGTTCCCGCTGGATACCATAAAAACGAGACTGCAGACACAGTCAGCCTGGGAAAACAGTTCACCCGGCCAGAATGGATTCACTCGTCCAAAGAATGGTAGAGTAAACGGTACGGCAGTACAAAGAGTAAACACGCCCATAAACGGAGTTATCAATCGCATCAGTGGAATAAACGCGGATATCACTCACTGTTCTAATACACACGCCACTGATATAAGTAAATCAGCCAATGGAGTTGTAAACAGGTTCAATGGAAGAGGTAACGGTAGAATGAATAGGGACTCGATTGGGAAGATAAGTGAAAAACTTGACCTGCGCTCAAATAAGATAGTCAATAAGATAATGTCGAACAGAAACATGGCTACAGAGGCACTAGTTAGTCCAATGGGTCAAATGAGTCCCATAAGCTCAATAAGTTCAATTGGATCCATTGGCGAAGTTGGGTCCATGGGCTCCGTTGGTTCCGTTGGATCAGTAGGTTCCGTTGGTTCCGTTGGAGCTTATACTGGCAATTTAACGAAAATAGCTGCCAATTTAACAGAAATAGCGAAGGAAAAGGTCAGTGCAGCAAAGAATACTGATAAGAATAACGGCAATAAGAGTTCAGTCGTTAATAATAAGTCGAGTACGATATTAAATACTAGTTTGAGTAAGGGCTACAACAGTGCTACAGGAACCAATGTTGTAGTAGGTGCTGCCACGTCAACGGGTAAAAATAACACTGTCGCCACTGCAGTTGGTTCAGATACGCAGGTGGTGGCAAACAGAAACATCACCtctaaaataattaagcACATGAAGCCGATGAACGCAACGAGGCCAGGATTCTACTCGAACCTGTTTAGAGGGAGTAACGTCATCATAGCGGGCTGTGTGCCTGCGCACGTTTTGTACTTCACAGTCTACGAAAAGATTAAGTCTGCGGGAAGCATAGCAGCATCAGGGGCCGCAGCGACATTCTGCCACGACCTGCTTCTGACGCCGGCGGACGTGATTAAGCAGAGGCTGCAGTTGGGGTGTTACCGCAGCAGTCGCGACTGCCTCTACAACATAATTAAGCAGGAGGGAGTGAGGGCACTTTTCAGGTCATTCCACATAACGCTGCTGATGAACGTGCCATACCACTCGCTGCTGGTTAGTATTATGCACCTGGTTAAGCAGGCTGATGGTAGCCGTGCCACTGGTGGTGCTAAGGAAAGCAGTTTAAGAAGTGTTGGCACATCTGCTACTGGTGGTACTGGCATTGGTAGTGCTAAGGGTACTGCTGTTACTGCTAATGCTGGTACTGGTACCGGTGGTACCAATGCTAATGAGAATAAAGATGTGGAAAACTATAAGCACTTTATATATGCAG GCATTGGAGGTGCGGTAGCAGGTGCGCTGACCACGCCATTCGACGTTATAAAAACACGGCTACAAACACAAGCATGTCGAATGGACAGTAAAAGGCCAAAATTGCAAATCA